In Candidatus Accumulibacter cognatus, the genomic window GAAGCGCTTGGCGACAACCAGGCCCAGTCGCGCTCCGGGCACTTCATCGATGCTACGCGGGCGGTAATGTAGCAGGAAATGCCGGCTCTTCAGTGCCCTTCTGAAACCAAAAACGGATGAATACTCATCCGTTTTGATCAAGCGATATTGCTTCGGAAAAGCGGTAGCAGATACTGCAGGGTCACCGGCGGTAGATGACCTGCCGCTCAAACTGCCAAGCGGTGGCGACCTTTGGAGCGACGTGCCTTGATGACAGCACGACCACCACGGGTGGACATTCGAACGAGGAAGCCGTGTGTACGCTTACGGCGAACAACTGACGGTTGATAGGTACGTTTCATGGTTAAACCTTTGAAGTCAAAGCAAGAAAAACGTATGATTAGACAGCTTCCGATAGAGTCTTGTCAAGGCCATATTTTTTCCTGAGCTGTGGATAACTTCCGTCCAACCAGTTAGAATTCAGCCTTCAGCGAGCTGGACAAGGTCTTCGATGGTCGAGCCGAGCGGCAGCAGGTTCCACTGGCCGGCGAACCTGGCTGCATCCTGTCGGCAGAGAATGCACCCATATTATTGATTCTGAAAAAAACACCTATCATCGGAAGCTATTGTTGATGCCGCACCACTACAGGATTACGCGTCATGAGCCTCAATGAGTAGCTTCTGGTCTTCCTGTCTGAGCCAGTTCGAACAGGAACTTCCTTCTCAGCAATTCAATACCTGGATTCGCCCTCTTCGTCTAGAAGGTGATGATGCACGTGGCCTGCGTCTACTAGCGCCGAACGGTTTCATTCTGAAGTGGGTCAAGGAGCGCTATCTGGCACGCATCGAAGCACTGGCAAGTGAATACTTTGCCACGCCTGTCAACATCACACTGAGTCTGGGAGAACGTACGGCAGCAAACTCCAGTGACAGTGCAATGCCAGCAGGCAAGGCCACGCCGGCAGTCTCCACGACAGCCAAGAAATCCTCCTTGCCGACCGATAGGGATAGATCAGGCTATGAAAAAACTCGCTTGATTGCTACCTTTACCTTTGGCAACCTGGTCGTCGGCAAGGCCAACGACCTCGCACGGGCGGCTGCCCAGCAAGTTGCCATCAGCCCTGGGGAAGCCACTTATAACCCGCTGTTCATCTATGGCGGAGCAGGTCTGGGCAAGACACATCTCATTCATGCGATTGGTAACCGGATTGTCGAGCTTGATCCGGAAAAGGTGGTGCGTTATGTCCATGCCGAAGATTACTATTCGGACGTTGTTCGTGCCTACCAGCAGAAGTCTTTCGACGTCTTCAAACGCTACTATCGTTCATTGGACGTTCTACTCCTCGACGATGTGCATTTCTTCAATGGCAAGAACCGAACCCAGGAAGAATTTTTTTATGTTTTTAATGCCTTGAGTGAATCCAGGAAGCAGATTGTGATCAGTTCGGATACCTATCCGAAGAATATATCGGGTCTTGAGGATCGACTGATTACCCGCTTTGACTGGGGGCTAACGGTCCAGATAGAGCCTCCGGAAACGGAAATGCGGGTAGCAATCCTGAAGAAGAAGGCAGAAGTGGAAGGTGTGGAGCTGGACGACGAGGTGGCTTTCTATGTCGCCAAACACTTGCGCTCCAACGTTCGGGAACTGGAAGGTGCGCTCAAGAAGGTGCTCGCTTACTCCGCGTTCCACGGGCAGGGGATTACTCTGGATCTGGCCAAGGAGGCCCTAAAGGATGTGATTGGTTCGGTCAATCGACAGATCACCGTCGACAGCATCCAGAAGACCGTAGCAGAGTATTTCAAGATGAAAGTGGCCGACCTCTTCTCGAAGAAGAGAACGCGGGTAGTCGTTCGACCACGCCAGATCGCCATGTGGCTGGCCAAGAACCTGACGTCGCAGAGCTATCCGTCAATCGGTGATGCTTTCGGTGGTCGTGATCACACGACCGTTCTGCATGCCGTACGCACCATCGATGAGCTGCGCGCCAAGGACAACGAGCTCAACCATGATGTGCACGTTCTCCTGCAGGTGCTGAAAGGCTGATGGACCAGTAGGAAAAGTCCGTGGGCAAGTGGCTGACAACTGGTGGACAAAGTGCCCAGAATGGGTCTGTGGATAAGTTATCCGCTTACATCCACAAGTTCATACCGTCTTTTTACAGCCGTTAATTAGTAGCCAATATATTGAATTACATACAAAATAAGAATGCTTCAACAGACTTGTCCGGACCTTAGTCTTTATAGGATTTATATATATGCTCTTTACTAAAACACGGCGAGACATCCTGCTGGGACCCCTGCAGGCAGTTTCAGGAATTGTGGAAAGGCGTCATACCCTGCCGATTCTTTCAAACGTCCTGCTCGAAAAAAGGGGAGGGGTGCTGACACTTCTGGCGACGGACATCGAGATCCAGATCACCACGTTCACTTCCGATTCCAGCGGCGATGGCGATGGCGCGGTCACCGTTGCTGCGAGAAAGCTGCAGGAGATTCTGCGATCCTTGCCGGAAAGCGCGGAAGTCAGCCTTATTCTCGAGGACCGGCGAATGCAGGTCAGGGCAGGCAAGAGTCGCTTCAACCTGCAGACGCTGCCTGCGGAAGACTTTCCCTGCATGGCGATTGCGGAAGGGGAGATCAAGAATGTTGTCGTGAGTCAGAAGCAGTTCCGTCATTTGCTGTCGCAGACCCAGTATTCGATGGCTACTCAGGACGTGCGCTATTATCTGAACGGACTTCTGCTGCTCGTTGAAGCCCGTGAATTACGGGCGGTGGCGACCGATGGTCATCGACTTGCCTACGCGAGCATGCCTCTCGAAGATACGGGGGATACCCCCTCCGGTAAGGCTGATGCGCGGCATGAACTGATCCTGCCGCGCAAGACGGTGATTGAACTCAGTCGTCTGCTGACCGACTCCGATGAGCCCGTCTCGATCGAAATACTGTCGAATCAGATACGTTTCCAGTTTGGTCCGGTCAATCTGGTCTCCAAGCTGATCGATGGCAAATTCCCGGATTATCAGCGGGTCATCCCGTCGACCCTGCGCAACGTGGTGACGGTGAATCGCACGACGCTGTTGCAGTCGATGATCAGGGCTGCCATTCTGACCAACGAAAAATTTCGCGGTGTTCGGCTCATCCTGTCGGAGGGTGGTTTGAAAATCATGGCAGCCAATGCCGAGCAGGAAGAGGCGCAGGAAGAGATTGAGGTCAGCTACAGTGGCGAGCCGCTCGATGTCGGTTTCAACGTTTCCTATCTTCTTGATGTCTTGAACAATACCTCTGACGAAACCATCGAATGGGGATTCAACGACGCCAACTCAAGTGCCTTGTTGACCATCCCCGGCAACGATCAATTTAAGTACGTTGTCATGCCTATGCGGATCTGAGTGTGATTTGAGCGCGCCTGCAGCCACTGTAGTTTGGCAGGAAGAGAAGTGTTAACAGGAAATGGATACTGGATTCAGCATGATTCAAGAGAACGAGCAGTTTGCCTACGATGAGTCGAGCATTCAGCAGCTCGAAGGTCTGGAGGCAGTTCGCAAGCGTCCCGGGATGTATATCGGTGATACTTCCGATGGGACCGGTTTGCACCACATGGTGTTTGAAGTCGTCGACAACGCCATCGACGAAGCACTGGCAGGTCATTGTGACGACATCGTGATCACCATTCACGCCGATAATTCGATTTCGGTCAGCGACAACGGTCGCGGTATTCCAACCGGCATCAAGTTCGATGACAAGCATGAACCGAAACGGTCTGCAGCCGAAATCGTGATGTGTGTGCTGCATGCTGGCGGCAAGTTCAACCAGAATTCATACAAGGTATCCGGTGGTTTGCATGGGGTGGGCGTTTCCTGTGTCAATGCGCTTTCGCGATGGCTTCGTCTGACCATTTGGCGTGATCACTGGAAGCACTTCGTGGAGTTCAACCGAGGAACTGTCGTCGATCGATTGATCGAAGTCCAGAAGGGGGTCGAGGTATCGCCACTCAGGGTGCTCGGAAATACCGAAAAGCGCGGCACTGAACTGCACTTCATGGCGGATGAGGAGATTTTCGGCCAGGTCGAGTTTCATTACGAAATCATTGCCAAACGCCTGCGCGAGCTTTCGTTTCTGAATAATGGCGTGAAGATTCGTCTGCACGACCAGCGCACCGGCAAGGAAGAGAATTTTGCATTTCTGGGCGGTGTCAAAGGTTTCGTGGAGTACATCAATCGGACGAAATCGGTCCTGCATCCGAACATTTTTCATGCCAGTGGCGATTCGATCAGTATCAATGGCCTGATCAGCGTCGAAGTCGCGATGCAGTGGAACGACAGCTACGCGGAGCAAGTCCTTTGCTTTACCAACAATATTCCACAGGCCGATGGCGGCGCCCATTTGACCGGTTTGCGCGCTGCCATGACGCGGGTCATCAACCGTTACATTGAAGAGCACGAAATCGCCAAGAAGGCGAAGGTCGACATCAGCGGTGATGACATGCGCGAGGGGCTGGCCTGTGTCCTGTCGGTGAAAATGCCTGACCCGAAGTTTGCTTCGCAGACGAAAATGAAGCTCGTTTCCTCGGAAGCGCGCCCAGCGGTTGAAGAGGTCGTCACCGCGAGACTCGCCGAGTTTCTGCAGGAGAGGCCGGCCGATGCCAAAGTCATTACCGGCAAGATTGTGGAAGCGGCACGCGCCCGTGATGCTGCTCGCAGGGCCAGGGAAATGACACGTCGCAAGGGTTTGCTCGATGGCGTCGGTTTGCCGGGCAAGCTCGCGGATTGCCAGGAGAAAGACCCGGCGCTTTGCGAGCTTTACCTGGTCGAGGGCGATTCCGCCGGAGGCTCAGCAAAACAGGGCCGGGACCGAAAGTTCCAGGCGATTCTACCGCTCAAGGGAAAAATCCTGAATGTCGAAAAGGCACGTTTCGACAAACTGATTTCCTCCCAGGAAATTGTGACCCTGATTACGGCCCTTGGAACGGGTATCGGCAAGGATGAATACAAACCCGAGAAGTTGCGTTACCACCGCCTGATTATCATGACCGACGCCGATGTGGACGGCGCGCACATTCGTACGCTGTTGCTGACGTTCTTTTATCGGCAGATGCGTGAACTGGTCGAGGGCGGCCACGTCTATATCGCGCAGCCGCCGCTGTACAAGATCAAGCACGGCAAGACCGAGCGTTACATCAAGGACGATCAGGCCCTGAAACAGTTTCTTCTGACCCTAGCCCTCGAAGGTTCGGTATTGACGCCGCAGGCAGGTGCTCCGGAAATTTCCGGGGCGGCGCTGGAAATACTGGCGAGAGAGTATCTGTTGGCCGAAGCGGTCATCAACCGCCTCTCGCATCTGATCAACCCGGAAGTGCTGCATGCGATGATCGACAGCAATCTCAAGATCGAACTGGCGGATGAACGATCTGCCACCGCCAGTGCCAAGGCCCTGATGGAAGCGGTCGACAACAGGTTGGGGATCAACATCGTGGCGCGTTACGATACAGCTCGCGAACGTTGGCAGTTACGTCTCGAGAAAATCCTGCATGGCAATCTCAAGCTCGGCGTGATTGACGAAGATTTGCTGGTCAGTGGTGACTATGCTCAACTTCGCAAAACCGCCGAGATACTCGACGGCCTTTTTGCTGCAGGTGGTTTTGTGGCTCGCGGTGAAAAGAAGAAAATGGTCAGCAGTTTTGCTGAAACGATGCAGTGGTTGCTCAGTGAGGTCGAGCGTAGCGTGACCAAGCAGCGTTACAAGGGGCTTGGTGAGATGAATCCTGCGCAGCTCTGGGAAACGACCATGGATCCGAAAGTACGCCGACTACTCAAGGTTCAGATCGAAGATGCGATCGGCGCCGATGAGATCTTCAGTACGCTGATGGGCGAACTGGTGGAGCCGCGCCGCAGCTTCATTGAAACGAACGCGTTGGCCGCACGTAACATCGACGTTTGAATTCATTGTGCATCATGGCCGGCGAGCCTGGAATTTTTATGACCGTTAGTCAGCGGTGGAAATTGATGGCGTTACGGGTCGCCTCGGCGACGCCACGGGCGGTATTGGCGTAGTCTTCACCCTTTCCGGCGTAGAGGATGGCACGCGAGGAATTGATGATCAGGCCGAGGCCGCTGGCGGTGCAGCCGGCACGTACCGTGGTTTCGATATCGCCACCTTGTGCGCCGATGCCAGGAACGAGCAACGGCATGTCTCCGATCAGCGTTCGCACGCGCGCGATTTCGCTGGGAAAGGTCGCGCCGACCACGAGCGCGCATTGACCATTTACGTCCCATTCCTTGCTGACCAGGCGGGCCACCCTTTCATAGAGTTTTTCACCGCCGACATCGAGGAACTGGAGATCACTACCCCCAGGATTCGACGTGCGACACAGCAGAATGATGCCCTTGTCGCGATACGCCAGGTAAGGTTCGATCGAATCCCGCCCCATGTATGGATTGATGGTGACGGCATCGGCCTGGAAGCGCTCGAAAGCTTCGATGGCATATTGTTCGGCGGTGCTGCCGATGTCACCCCGTTTGGCGTCGAGGATCACGGGCGTCGCCGGATGCCGGATATGAATGTGCTCGATCAGTGCTTCGAGTTGATCTTCGGCGCGGCGAGCGGCGAAGTAAGCGATCTGCGGTTTGAAGCAGCAGACCAGGTCTGCAGTAGCGTCGACGATCGCGCGACAAAACTCGAAAATGGCGTCCGGTCTGTGTTGCAAATGGGCGGGGAATCTTGCCGGATCGGGATCGAGACCGATGCACAGCAGGGTATTGTTTTCGCGCCATACCGAGTTGAGGGCTCTGATAAAGTTCATGGGCGGATGACCTGTTGCAAAAGCCTCATTCTAACGGCCATGACATTGCCAGGAACCCCGATCAACATGAAATTCATGGCCATTTCCTCCAAGCTCTCTCCCGCATGCAGTTGCGGGGAGATTCGTGAGTCGCTGACGCGACTTCCACATTGAACGGTTTTGCGCCTGGGCATGGCGAAGACAGGATGATCGGCGACGCGCACGGAATTGCTGGCCAGGCAGATTTTAGTGAGGAGATGACCTTGAAAACAATCGAGCAGCACGACTATCTTGCAATGCGTGCCGGGGCATTGGTCATCGAAGCGGATGGATTTGGCGAAAAGGTTCTGCGACTGGCCGACGGTACGATGCTCAAGCTCTTTCGGCGAAAGCGCTGGTTCTCTTCCGCAGCCTGGTATCCCTATGCCCAGCGTTTCGCTGACAACGCGGTCGCGCTGCGTAAACGTGACGTACCGGTCCCGGAGATCATCGATGTCTTGCGAATCCCTTCGATTGCGCGCGACGCCGTACACTACCATCCACTGCCCGGGAAGACTTTGCGCGAGCTGCGCTGCGAAGGCCTGGATCCGGATACCGAACAGGAGCTGAAGAGCGCATTCACCCGTTTCGTGATTCGCTTGCATGAAAGTGGAGTGTATTTTCGTTCGCTGCACCTGGGTAACGTAGTCTGCCTGCCCGATCGGCGCCTGGGCCTGATCGACATTGCGGATGCGCGGATCAGCGGCAGTCGCCTAGGGAAGCACAAGCGCGCGCGCAATCTTCGATGCCTGCAGCGCACTGCTGGCGAAAGCGAGTGGGTGGATTTCCACAAGGTGCTCAATGCCCGATGATGCCTTTGAAAATTCCGGTCAATGCAGGTTGTGCGCATGCGCCTGACCCAGCGCGATGGAACATGCGCCGGTGAAACTATCCAGGAGAAAGTTTGCCGCTCATCGCCGCTGTGCGGCGATGAGCATTTCGATCACGGGCAGTACATCCGGTCGGACGCCGCGCCACAGAAAAAACGATTCAGCGGCTTGTGCAACCAGCATGCCCAGGCCGTCGGTGACGAATCCGGCGCCGCTGGCCAGCGCCTGCGTCATGAAGGGGGTATTTCCCCGACCGTATGCCATGTCATAAGCCAGCGAATCCGGCGCAAAACAGTCGGCGGGGAGTGGCAAGCACTCGCCACCGAAACTTGCCGAGGTGGCGTTGATGAGCACATCGAACTGCTGATCGGCAATGTCCGCAAAGCCGCCGGCGGCAAGATGACCTCGATCGGCAAACCTGGCGATCAGCGCTTCCGCCTTGTCAGGCGTGCGGTTGACCACCAGCAGTCGGGCAGGGCCTTCTTCGAGCAGGGGGAGCAAGACGCCGCGCGCAACCCCGCCGGCACCTATCAGGAGAATCCGTTTGTGACGTAGCGAAATTCCCAGGCGGACCTGAATGTCGTGTACCAGGCCGATGCCATCGGTGTTATCACCAAGCACACCGCTTTCGTCAAACCTGAGCGTATTGACGGCCTGCGCCAACTGTGCCCGCTCGGTCAGGTGATCGGCGATCATCACCGCGTCGACCTTGAAGGGAATGGTGACGTTCAACCCTTTGCCGCCCTCCCTGCAGAAATCGGCCACGGCTTGCGAAAAACCACCGATGGGTGCAGAAATGGCCGCGTAGCTCATGTCCTGGCCGCATTGCCGGGCAAAGGCAGTATGTATGAGGGGTGACTTGGTTTGGCTGATCGGGTTTCCGATCACTGCATAGCGGTCAGTCATGTATTTTCCTTGGCATCAACAACCATCCAGAGCCACTCAACGAGTATGAATTCTGGTAGGAAGAAACTGGTGGATGAATACGGCCAGTTTACTCGCAGCTTTATGCGCATCCTGTCCGAGGATATCGAGGCATCCGCCGCCAAAGAGGCTGTAGCGCTGCCGAACTGAGTCGCTGAGCGACAGCCGCTCGCCACTTTTCTTCCTCGCCCGGGAATTCCCAAAAGCCAAACTGCCCCCGTGCTGCAGCCGCGTACGTAAGGCTGGGTGGATTTTACAGTTTTGCCAAAAGGACACGAACTTCAAGGCGTGGAAGGATACCAGGATGGTGCCGCTCGCGCCCTTGAGGGTGATCTTCGGCACCAACAGTTTCGGCAAGTCCAGCCTCTGCCATTTGCTGCTGGCCCTGAATCAGAAGGCATAAGGCTGGTAAAGCCACTGCTTGACGACCTGTATGTCGCGACCCGGAAGGTAGTTGAAGCCCACGTTGACGTCGTCGATGACGGCACTGGCCAGGGCGTATGGCGCGCTGCGGACGGTCAGCATGTGAAAGAACCAGGCCATCGGGAAGCCAGCGGCCTTGTCGTAGCGGGCCATCGCCTGATGCAATGCCAGCCCCTGCATACCGAAGGTGGCGGCGAACTTCGGGGCCGCCCCGTTCAGCGCGGCCACCGGGTTGGCATGCAGCACGGCTTGCCGATAGCGGTCGAGATGCTCGCGCACGGCAATCACCCAGTGGTTGGAAAACTGCGTCGCGGCGCCGGCGCTGCTGGCTTCCCAGGCTTCGACGAATCGATGGATCGGCTGCGCTTCGGGCTTCTGCACGCGCATGCGGGCGAGGAAGGCGGCCATCGGCGTCAGCCGGCGCAAGAGCAGGAAGGGCGTCCCGATCGGCTCGCTGGCAGCGCAGCAGGGGAAGTGCGCACCGCGCGGATCGATCAGCTCCTCAATTCCCGACGGCAGACCTTCCGCCGCGAACAGCGAATGACAAACGACCTCCTGCAGTTCCTCGATTTCGATCTGGACAAAGTCGGTGGCGCCGGCGCCCGTGGCGGCGACGAAATAATGCGTGCGACCGGTAAGGCGCGTCGCCCGCAGCCCGCGCCCGGCATATTCGTCGCAGAGCGCGGCCATGTCGTCGTCGTGCGCGGCCAGTTCCTGCTCGGCCCAGGTCTCGAGATTGTCCGAAAGATGAGCATTGTTCGCATCGACGACGCCGCCCAGGCGATACCAGCCACCGCGCGACAGGACCTGGCGAAACGTCAGCTCGGGAGCCAGCGCCGCCAGTTCCCTGGCGAGTACCACCGGCCCGGCGCTGGCAGGGACGCGCATGCAAAGTTCGGCAACCAGGCACGACAGATGCTGCCAATGTGAGTCGCTATTCATCGCCGGCAGCCATCATGCCTCCCCGGCGGCGAGAGCGGCGGCGAAAGGAGCGAGCGAGCCGGCTTCGACACCCATGATGCGGGCCAGCCACGGCGGCGGATGGTGCAAGGCCTGCTGCAACTGGGCCAACGCCTGCAGTGCTTCGCCGCCTGAGTCCCCGCGGTTGGCAACCTTGACTGGATGGATACCG contains:
- a CDS encoding DNA polymerase III subunit beta, with the translated sequence MLFTKTRRDILLGPLQAVSGIVERRHTLPILSNVLLEKRGGVLTLLATDIEIQITTFTSDSSGDGDGAVTVAARKLQEILRSLPESAEVSLILEDRRMQVRAGKSRFNLQTLPAEDFPCMAIAEGEIKNVVVSQKQFRHLLSQTQYSMATQDVRYYLNGLLLLVEARELRAVATDGHRLAYASMPLEDTGDTPSGKADARHELILPRKTVIELSRLLTDSDEPVSIEILSNQIRFQFGPVNLVSKLIDGKFPDYQRVIPSTLRNVVTVNRTTLLQSMIRAAILTNEKFRGVRLILSEGGLKIMAANAEQEEAQEEIEVSYSGEPLDVGFNVSYLLDVLNNTSDETIEWGFNDANSSALLTIPGNDQFKYVVMPMRI
- a CDS encoding toluene tolerance protein produces the protein MTLKTIEQHDYLAMRAGALVIEADGFGEKVLRLADGTMLKLFRRKRWFSSAAWYPYAQRFADNAVALRKRDVPVPEIIDVLRIPSIARDAVHYHPLPGKTLRELRCEGLDPDTEQELKSAFTRFVIRLHESGVYFRSLHLGNVVCLPDRRLGLIDIADARISGSRLGKHKRARNLRCLQRTAGESEWVDFHKVLNAR
- the aroE gene encoding shikimate dehydrogenase, with amino-acid sequence MTDRYAVIGNPISQTKSPLIHTAFARQCGQDMSYAAISAPIGGFSQAVADFCREGGKGLNVTIPFKVDAVMIADHLTERAQLAQAVNTLRFDESGVLGDNTDGIGLVHDIQVRLGISLRHKRILLIGAGGVARGVLLPLLEEGPARLLVVNRTPDKAEALIARFADRGHLAAGGFADIADQQFDVLINATSASFGGECLPLPADCFAPDSLAYDMAYGRGNTPFMTQALASGAGFVTDGLGMLVAQAAESFFLWRGVRPDVLPVIEMLIAAQRR
- the rnpA gene encoding ribonuclease P protein component; its protein translation is MSGRSSTAGDPAVSATAFPKQYRLIKTDEYSSVFGFRRALKSRHFLLHYRPRSIDEVPGARLGLVVAKRFLRRSVDRNLVRRLAREQFRLMRSRLGSSDLVLRLAVRPLMLDRRALAQEIQGLLSKATSSRQ
- the dnaA gene encoding chromosomal replication initiator protein DnaA encodes the protein MSSFWSSCLSQFEQELPSQQFNTWIRPLRLEGDDARGLRLLAPNGFILKWVKERYLARIEALASEYFATPVNITLSLGERTAANSSDSAMPAGKATPAVSTTAKKSSLPTDRDRSGYEKTRLIATFTFGNLVVGKANDLARAAAQQVAISPGEATYNPLFIYGGAGLGKTHLIHAIGNRIVELDPEKVVRYVHAEDYYSDVVRAYQQKSFDVFKRYYRSLDVLLLDDVHFFNGKNRTQEEFFYVFNALSESRKQIVISSDTYPKNISGLEDRLITRFDWGLTVQIEPPETEMRVAILKKKAEVEGVELDDEVAFYVAKHLRSNVRELEGALKKVLAYSAFHGQGITLDLAKEALKDVIGSVNRQITVDSIQKTVAEYFKMKVADLFSKKRTRVVVRPRQIAMWLAKNLTSQSYPSIGDAFGGRDHTTVLHAVRTIDELRAKDNELNHDVHVLLQVLKG
- the rpmH gene encoding 50S ribosomal protein L34; the protein is MKRTYQPSVVRRKRTHGFLVRMSTRGGRAVIKARRSKGRHRLAV
- the pyrF gene encoding orotidine-5'-phosphate decarboxylase; this encodes MNFIRALNSVWRENNTLLCIGLDPDPARFPAHLQHRPDAIFEFCRAIVDATADLVCCFKPQIAYFAARRAEDQLEALIEHIHIRHPATPVILDAKRGDIGSTAEQYAIEAFERFQADAVTINPYMGRDSIEPYLAYRDKGIILLCRTSNPGGSDLQFLDVGGEKLYERVARLVSKEWDVNGQCALVVGATFPSEIARVRTLIGDMPLLVPGIGAQGGDIETTVRAGCTASGLGLIINSSRAILYAGKGEDYANTARGVAEATRNAINFHR
- the gyrB gene encoding DNA topoisomerase (ATP-hydrolyzing) subunit B, which translates into the protein MIQENEQFAYDESSIQQLEGLEAVRKRPGMYIGDTSDGTGLHHMVFEVVDNAIDEALAGHCDDIVITIHADNSISVSDNGRGIPTGIKFDDKHEPKRSAAEIVMCVLHAGGKFNQNSYKVSGGLHGVGVSCVNALSRWLRLTIWRDHWKHFVEFNRGTVVDRLIEVQKGVEVSPLRVLGNTEKRGTELHFMADEEIFGQVEFHYEIIAKRLRELSFLNNGVKIRLHDQRTGKEENFAFLGGVKGFVEYINRTKSVLHPNIFHASGDSISINGLISVEVAMQWNDSYAEQVLCFTNNIPQADGGAHLTGLRAAMTRVINRYIEEHEIAKKAKVDISGDDMREGLACVLSVKMPDPKFASQTKMKLVSSEARPAVEEVVTARLAEFLQERPADAKVITGKIVEAARARDAARRAREMTRRKGLLDGVGLPGKLADCQEKDPALCELYLVEGDSAGGSAKQGRDRKFQAILPLKGKILNVEKARFDKLISSQEIVTLITALGTGIGKDEYKPEKLRYHRLIIMTDADVDGAHIRTLLLTFFYRQMRELVEGGHVYIAQPPLYKIKHGKTERYIKDDQALKQFLLTLALEGSVLTPQAGAPEISGAALEILAREYLLAEAVINRLSHLINPEVLHAMIDSNLKIELADERSATASAKALMEAVDNRLGINIVARYDTARERWQLRLEKILHGNLKLGVIDEDLLVSGDYAQLRKTAEILDGLFAAGGFVARGEKKKMVSSFAETMQWLLSEVERSVTKQRYKGLGEMNPAQLWETTMDPKVRRLLKVQIEDAIGADEIFSTLMGELVEPRRSFIETNALAARNIDV